Proteins encoded within one genomic window of Halocatena marina:
- a CDS encoding 30S ribosomal protein S3 — protein MADEHQFIADGIQRTQINEFFQTELDRAGYGGMDVAKTPMGTQIVLKAEKPGMVIGKGGKNIRKITSELEQRFDLDDPQIDVQEVDEPDLNAQIVADRLANALERGWYFRKAGHTTIDRIMDSGALGAEIVLSGKVTGARSRVEKFNRGYIKHNGEPADAIVDDGQSVAVMKLGTIGVTVKIIPPNAELPDDFQVQEDVDISEYIIEPEEKEGVEELLAGEGDTDEESEPSDQDSTQTQSQDETSAETAEEEVFEEEVLDEDTQITPPEEGDIEAELDELDEEVETEAEDLLDEMEADTEDADDEEAETAAAADDGSSDSDSDSDSNADSEVQE, from the coding sequence ATGGCTGACGAACACCAATTCATCGCCGATGGAATCCAGCGGACACAGATCAACGAGTTCTTCCAAACAGAACTCGATCGAGCGGGCTACGGCGGCATGGATGTTGCCAAAACCCCGATGGGGACACAGATCGTCCTAAAAGCCGAAAAGCCCGGAATGGTGATCGGCAAAGGCGGGAAGAACATCCGGAAGATCACGTCGGAACTCGAACAACGGTTCGATCTCGACGATCCACAAATCGACGTTCAAGAAGTCGACGAACCGGATCTGAACGCTCAGATCGTCGCTGATCGGCTCGCAAACGCGCTCGAACGTGGCTGGTACTTCCGAAAAGCTGGCCACACCACCATTGATCGCATCATGGATTCGGGTGCACTGGGTGCCGAGATCGTCCTGTCTGGGAAGGTCACGGGCGCACGATCGCGTGTCGAGAAATTCAACCGGGGCTACATCAAGCACAACGGTGAACCCGCGGACGCCATCGTCGATGATGGCCAAAGCGTCGCGGTCATGAAGCTCGGTACAATCGGTGTGACGGTGAAAATCATTCCGCCAAACGCCGAGCTGCCCGACGACTTCCAAGTTCAGGAGGACGTCGACATCTCCGAGTACATCATCGAACCGGAAGAGAAAGAGGGCGTCGAGGAACTACTCGCTGGAGAAGGCGACACCGACGAAGAATCCGAACCCAGCGATCAGGATAGTACCCAGACGCAATCGCAGGACGAAACCAGCGCGGAGACGGCAGAGGAGGAGGTCTTCGAGGAAGAAGTCCTCGATGAGGACACACAAATTACTCCTCCCGAAGAAGGCGACATCGAAGCGGAACTCGATGAACTCGATGAGGAGGTCGAAACCGAAGCAGAAGATCTTCTCGATGAGATGGAAGCCGATACCGAGGATGCTGACGATGAAGAAGCCGAAACGGCTGCAGCTGCCGATGACGGTAGCTCAGATTCGGATTCAGACTCTGACTCGAATGCTGATTCGGAGGTGCAAGAGTAA
- a CDS encoding 50S ribosomal protein L22: MGISYSVDADPDTTAKAMLRERHMSHKHSKEIARTIKGMTADEAMEYLNAVIDGERSVPFKSHNSGVGHRNDIDGWDAGRYPEKVSNAFLDLLENGVSNADHQGFDGTSMEIMHIAAHKVGESPGRKPRAMGRATAWNTPQVDVELVLSEDTDTEVSE; encoded by the coding sequence ATGGGAATCAGCTACAGTGTCGACGCAGACCCGGACACAACGGCGAAAGCGATGCTCCGGGAGCGTCACATGAGTCACAAGCACAGCAAGGAGATCGCCCGCACCATCAAAGGGATGACTGCCGACGAGGCAATGGAGTATCTCAACGCCGTTATCGACGGCGAGCGGTCAGTGCCGTTCAAGTCCCACAACAGCGGTGTTGGTCACCGGAATGATATCGATGGCTGGGATGCCGGTCGATATCCCGAAAAGGTCAGCAATGCGTTCCTCGACCTGCTCGAAAACGGCGTCTCGAACGCCGACCATCAGGGATTCGACGGCACGTCGATGGAGATCATGCATATCGCGGCACACAAGGTCGGCGAAAGTCCCGGTCGAAAGCCGAGAGCGATGGGTCGTGCGACCGCGTGGAACACGCCACAGGTCGACGTCGAACTCGTCTTGAGCGAGGACACCGACACAGAGGTGAGCGAATAG
- a CDS encoding 30S ribosomal protein S19, whose product MSSNSDYQIGRDSDEEFTYRGYTLPELRDMEVTEFAELLPARKRRSINRGLTTEQEKLFEKADARDSEESANRPLRTHLRDMPILPQFVDKTFAVYDGQNFERVRVQPEMLGHYLGEFVLTRRSVEHGQAGIGATRSSKFVPLK is encoded by the coding sequence ATGAGTTCAAATTCGGATTACCAGATCGGCCGCGACTCGGACGAAGAGTTCACGTATCGTGGCTATACGCTCCCAGAACTCCGTGACATGGAGGTAACGGAGTTCGCAGAACTGCTCCCCGCACGAAAGCGGCGAAGTATCAATCGCGGTCTGACCACCGAACAGGAAAAGCTGTTCGAGAAGGCAGATGCGCGTGACTCGGAGGAGTCGGCAAACCGGCCACTTCGGACACACCTGCGCGATATGCCCATCCTGCCGCAGTTCGTCGATAAGACGTTCGCGGTCTACGATGGACAGAACTTCGAGCGGGTGCGTGTCCAACCGGAGATGCTTGGTCACTACCTCGGTGAGTTTGTGCTCACGCGACGGTCGGTCGAGCACGGTCAGGCCGGTATTGGTGCGACACGCTCCTCGAAGTTCGTACCACTCAAATAA
- a CDS encoding 50S ribosomal protein L2, with amino-acid sequence MGRRILGQRRGRGTPTFRAPSNRYKANLSHRTNEEGTDVLSGEIVDIEHDPARAAPIAAVEFEDGDQRLVLAPEGITVGDEIQIGISAEISPGNTLPLREIPEGVPVCNVERQAGDGGKFARASGVSATLLAHDRNAAVVQLPSGEVRRLSPDCRATIGVVAGGGRTEKPFVKAGNKYHKMRARGTKWPRVRGVAMNAVDHPFGGGGRQHPGQPKSVSRDAPPGRKVGDIASRRTGRGGKGR; translated from the coding sequence GTGGGACGACGCATCCTCGGTCAGCGACGTGGTCGCGGAACACCGACGTTCCGTGCTCCCTCGAATCGATACAAGGCCAACCTCTCTCACCGAACGAACGAGGAAGGAACGGATGTCCTCAGTGGAGAGATTGTCGACATCGAACACGATCCAGCGCGCGCAGCACCCATCGCGGCCGTCGAATTCGAAGACGGCGACCAGCGACTTGTGCTTGCGCCCGAAGGCATCACCGTCGGCGATGAGATCCAGATCGGCATCAGCGCCGAGATCTCACCGGGCAACACGCTTCCGCTCCGCGAGATCCCGGAAGGAGTTCCAGTGTGTAACGTCGAGCGGCAAGCCGGAGACGGTGGCAAGTTCGCTCGCGCATCGGGCGTGAGTGCGACGCTGCTCGCCCACGACCGCAACGCTGCGGTGGTTCAACTCCCGAGTGGTGAGGTCCGTCGACTTTCGCCAGACTGTCGCGCCACGATTGGTGTGGTTGCTGGCGGTGGTCGAACCGAGAAACCGTTCGTGAAAGCCGGAAATAAATATCACAAGATGCGTGCTCGTGGCACAAAATGGCCACGCGTGCGTGGAGTTGCGATGAATGCGGTCGATCACCCGTTCGGTGGTGGTGGCCGTCAACACCCAGGCCAACCGAAAAGTGTATCGAGAGATGCGCCGCCGGGACGTAAGGTCGGTGACATCGCATCCCGCCGGACTGGCCGCGGTGGCAAAGGGAGATGA
- a CDS encoding 50S ribosomal protein L23 — MSNGTDIIRHPNVTEKAMDKMDYDNKLEFIVALDASKPEIKEALAELFDIAAESVTTQVTPQGTKKATVRLSEDDDAQEVASRIGVF; from the coding sequence ATGAGCAATGGTACGGACATAATCCGTCATCCGAACGTGACCGAGAAGGCGATGGACAAGATGGACTACGATAACAAACTTGAGTTCATCGTCGCTCTCGACGCCTCGAAACCCGAGATTAAGGAGGCGCTCGCAGAGCTGTTCGACATCGCCGCCGAGAGCGTCACAACGCAAGTAACGCCACAGGGAACGAAGAAGGCCACCGTGCGCCTATCCGAGGACGACGACGCACAGGAAGTCGCCTCACGGATTGGGGTGTTCTGA
- the rpl4p gene encoding 50S ribosomal protein L4 codes for MKATVRGLDGSESGEIDLPEVFETPYRPDLVERAVRAAQANRAQDYGADEYAGMRTPAESFGSGRGMAHVPRQNSVGRRVPQTVGGRRAHPPKTETDRGKKINKKERQLAVQSALAATADVELVRERGHQFDDDLEFPVVVSDEFEDLVKTQAVTEVLEALGIHADIERADDGKTVRAGRGTTRGRKYKQPKSILFVTSEEPSKAARNLAGADVATAQEVYAEDLAPGTHAGRLTVFTESAIEEVSNR; via the coding sequence ATGAAGGCAACAGTACGCGGTTTGGACGGCAGCGAGAGTGGAGAGATAGATCTCCCCGAGGTGTTCGAGACACCATACCGCCCCGACCTCGTCGAGCGTGCGGTGCGCGCCGCCCAAGCCAATCGAGCACAGGACTACGGTGCTGACGAGTACGCTGGAATGCGTACGCCCGCCGAATCGTTCGGCAGCGGACGCGGCATGGCCCACGTGCCACGCCAGAACAGCGTCGGTCGGCGCGTTCCACAAACCGTCGGTGGTCGCCGGGCACACCCGCCCAAGACCGAGACGGATCGTGGGAAGAAGATCAACAAGAAAGAACGCCAACTCGCAGTGCAAAGCGCACTTGCGGCGACGGCTGATGTCGAACTCGTGCGCGAGCGCGGTCACCAATTCGACGACGATCTCGAGTTTCCGGTGGTCGTGAGCGACGAGTTTGAGGATCTTGTGAAGACCCAAGCGGTCACCGAGGTTCTCGAAGCACTCGGCATCCACGCGGATATCGAACGCGCAGACGACGGCAAGACGGTTCGTGCCGGTCGCGGAACGACTCGCGGGCGAAAGTACAAGCAGCCAAAGTCGATCCTCTTCGTAACGAGCGAAGAGCCATCGAAAGCTGCTCGGAATCTCGCTGGCGCTGACGTGGCGACGGCACAAGAGGTCTACGCGGAAGATCTCGCCCCAGGTACACACGCTGGTCGGCTCACCGTCTTCACCGAGAGCGCAATCGAGGAGGTGAGCAACAGATGA
- a CDS encoding 50S ribosomal protein L3, translating to MPTPSRPRKGSMGFGPRVRASSEVPRISTWPDDDGQVGLQGFAGYKAGMSHVVLINDEPDSPREGMEETVPVTVIETPPVRAVALRAYEKTPYGHRPLTEVWTDEVHEDLERAVDLPDERSDHQGQEQIIRDALETGDLGDVRLITHTLPGELPSVPKRKPDVMETRVGGGTLGERVDFAMDLLADGGEHTVSDVFRAGEYTDVAGITKGKGTQGPVKRWGVQKRKGKHYRQGWKRRIGNLGPWNPSRVRSTVPQQGQMGYHQRTELNKRIISIGDEDVTPDGGFINYGEVNGGYVLVKGSLPGPKQRLVRLRPAVRPNDQPRLDPEVRYVSTKSDQG from the coding sequence ATGCCAACGCCAAGCAGACCACGAAAAGGCTCGATGGGCTTCGGCCCACGCGTTCGCGCGTCGAGCGAGGTGCCTCGAATCAGCACCTGGCCCGACGATGACGGGCAGGTTGGGCTTCAGGGGTTCGCCGGCTACAAGGCCGGGATGTCCCACGTCGTTTTGATCAACGATGAGCCCGATTCTCCCCGCGAAGGGATGGAGGAGACCGTTCCTGTCACGGTTATCGAGACCCCGCCAGTGCGCGCGGTCGCCCTTCGGGCCTACGAGAAGACCCCATACGGTCACCGTCCGCTCACGGAAGTTTGGACTGACGAGGTTCACGAGGACCTTGAACGTGCAGTCGATCTTCCAGACGAGCGCAGTGATCACCAGGGACAAGAACAGATCATTCGAGACGCTCTCGAAACGGGAGATCTCGGGGATGTGCGTCTTATCACGCACACGCTCCCGGGTGAACTCCCGAGCGTCCCGAAGCGAAAACCGGACGTAATGGAGACACGCGTGGGCGGAGGAACGCTCGGTGAGCGAGTTGACTTCGCCATGGATCTCCTCGCAGACGGCGGTGAACACACCGTTTCGGATGTCTTCCGAGCGGGCGAGTACACCGATGTCGCGGGTATCACGAAAGGCAAAGGGACACAGGGTCCCGTCAAGCGCTGGGGTGTCCAAAAGCGAAAGGGCAAACACTACCGACAGGGCTGGAAACGCCGTATCGGTAACCTCGGCCCATGGAACCCATCGCGTGTTCGCTCAACCGTCCCACAACAGGGACAGATGGGCTACCACCAGCGGACCGAGTTGAACAAGCGAATCATATCCATCGGTGACGAGGACGTGACGCCTGATGGCGGTTTCATCAACTACGGTGAGGTCAACGGTGGCTACGTTCTCGTGAAAGGCTCGTTGCCAGGACCGAAACAGCGCCTCGTGCGACTCCGCCCCGCCGTCCGACCGAACGACCAACCGCGCCTCGATCCAGAGGTCCGGTACGTCTCTACGAAGAGTGACCAAGGATGA
- a CDS encoding RNA methyltransferase, whose protein sequence is MTVTVLVPSSLTREARDKREATRKLGYVARAATVFRVDRLVVYPDSEGERRRDGGFVRTVLAYAATPPYLRKEVWGRRNELEYVGVLPPLRAVAQTGSGSNDSGSLRQGIVTEVGSDGRVRVNCGLQHPLSLVVPPNMSVDERERVTIRISSRRPLRARIVNNPLPGMSVERAELDTVLKRPDAGFRIASSRYGEVLSISLLRTLRQQLTDDGAGVTSTSTSTDTDTDAAEGKGDSAYTVAFGAPERGLPEILDVDPDAVGARDDTSDDGPKPDRSRFDLWLNTVPNQGSKTVRTEEAMFATLACLNLE, encoded by the coding sequence ATGACAGTTACCGTACTCGTGCCGTCATCGCTGACCCGAGAAGCCCGAGACAAGCGGGAGGCGACCCGCAAACTCGGTTACGTCGCCCGTGCGGCGACGGTGTTTCGGGTCGATCGTCTTGTCGTGTACCCCGATTCGGAGGGGGAACGCAGGCGCGATGGCGGGTTCGTTCGCACCGTCCTGGCCTACGCGGCCACACCCCCGTACCTCCGAAAGGAAGTCTGGGGACGGCGGAACGAACTGGAGTACGTGGGCGTCTTGCCGCCACTCCGCGCTGTCGCACAGACCGGCTCCGGATCGAACGATTCGGGGTCGTTAAGACAGGGAATCGTGACCGAGGTCGGATCTGACGGGCGCGTTCGGGTCAATTGCGGCCTGCAACACCCACTCTCTCTCGTTGTTCCACCGAATATGTCGGTGGATGAGAGAGAGCGCGTTACCATCAGGATCTCTTCGCGACGGCCACTTCGTGCGCGGATCGTTAATAATCCCCTTCCAGGGATGAGCGTTGAGCGCGCGGAGTTAGATACAGTGCTCAAGCGACCCGATGCGGGGTTCCGTATCGCGTCGTCGCGCTACGGCGAGGTACTCTCTATCTCGCTGCTCCGTACTCTCCGTCAACAACTGACTGACGACGGAGCTGGAGTCACTAGCACGAGTACGAGCACGGATACGGACACGGATGCAGCCGAAGGCAAAGGTGACAGTGCGTACACCGTTGCGTTCGGTGCACCGGAACGTGGCCTTCCAGAGATATTAGACGTCGACCCAGATGCGGTCGGCGCACGAGATGACACGTCGGACGACGGACCGAAACCGGACAGGTCCCGGTTCGACCTCTGGCTCAATACGGTTCCAAATCAAGGCAGCAAGACCGTGCGAACTGAAGAAGCGATGTTTGCAACACTTGCGTGCCTCAATCTGGAGTGA
- a CDS encoding DUF4349 domain-containing protein — protein MATTKRTVTVLALVFLILLSGCSASDLGGTKSISSNTGGDSGSKPSATGGDAAQETSDVQSNAQAQQALIRTGFVRSQVMDFDAARTNLTQAVQSYGGFVSDSSEGVSGSEDRRWTSGRVVYRVPAKNFSTFFERVKQEGEVRRAETNTTDVTDRVVDLEARLKNLRAQRDRLRKLYDQANDTESVLAVGERLSTVQGQIERLKAQRRALENQITYATVTVELNEPSPTREKPKQWYETGVLDAFVSSVNGVIVAVRALFVGGTYAIPYLIVFGLPLLGIITVLRRRRG, from the coding sequence ATGGCGACGACTAAACGAACGGTAACCGTTCTTGCTCTCGTTTTTCTCATTTTGCTGTCTGGTTGTTCGGCCAGCGATCTCGGAGGAACGAAGAGTATTAGTAGCAACACTGGTGGTGATAGCGGTAGCAAACCATCTGCTACTGGTGGCGATGCTGCTCAAGAAACGTCAGATGTCCAATCGAATGCACAGGCTCAGCAGGCGCTGATTCGAACCGGGTTCGTGCGTAGTCAGGTGATGGACTTCGATGCAGCCAGGACGAATCTTACCCAAGCCGTCCAGTCATATGGTGGGTTCGTGAGCGACTCTTCGGAGGGTGTAAGCGGTTCGGAAGACAGGAGGTGGACCAGCGGTCGGGTCGTCTACCGTGTTCCCGCGAAGAATTTCTCGACGTTCTTCGAACGCGTAAAGCAAGAGGGTGAGGTACGACGAGCAGAGACAAATACGACAGACGTGACCGATCGTGTCGTCGATCTCGAAGCACGCTTGAAAAACCTCCGCGCTCAGCGTGACCGTCTCCGGAAACTCTACGATCAGGCGAATGATACAGAGAGTGTCCTCGCGGTCGGAGAGCGACTTTCGACAGTCCAGGGACAAATCGAGCGGCTGAAAGCACAGCGCCGTGCGCTCGAAAACCAGATCACCTACGCGACAGTCACTGTCGAACTCAACGAACCATCACCCACACGCGAGAAACCGAAGCAATGGTACGAGACGGGTGTTCTTGATGCATTTGTTTCGTCGGTCAACGGTGTCATCGTCGCAGTGCGTGCACTCTTCGTCGGTGGAACCTACGCGATCCCGTATCTCATCGTGTTTGGACTCCCACTGCTCGGGATTATCACCGTGCTCCGTCGACGAAGGGGGTAG
- a CDS encoding MTH1187 family thiamine-binding protein: MSVIALLSVAPVQEDSMGAEVAKAVDALDAFDVSYETNPMGTVIETDSIGELFRAAEAAHTAVDGDRVSTVLKIDDKRTIDQSASEKVESVEHHLGRAAKSDDR; the protein is encoded by the coding sequence ATGTCCGTTATCGCACTTTTGAGTGTTGCTCCGGTTCAGGAAGACAGTATGGGGGCTGAAGTAGCGAAAGCCGTCGATGCACTCGATGCGTTCGACGTGTCCTATGAGACCAATCCGATGGGAACCGTCATCGAGACAGACAGCATCGGCGAGCTTTTCAGAGCTGCCGAAGCTGCTCATACAGCCGTTGATGGAGATCGGGTGAGTACTGTCTTGAAGATCGATGATAAGCGGACGATCGATCAGTCCGCCAGCGAGAAGGTCGAGAGCGTAGAACACCACCTCGGACGGGCCGCAAAAAGCGACGATCGGTGA
- the mch gene encoding methenyltetrahydromethanopterin cyclohydrolase, whose translation MESLNRMATELIDEALEFTDELAIDAYELENGATVLDFGVDAIGGLEAGLLLTEIQTAGLATVASSLDEIGGAPRPFVELSTDHPARALLCSQKAGWELSIEGESTSDNEAADDGSSSENAMYEGLGSGPARALVATEEEFRQLGYADAFDFAVLTVESDEHPTESVAAHVADMCDVQPGSVFLPVFSTASIPGSVTMAARAAELVVFRAFELGYDPLELLSVSARAPVAPVASDEATAIARTNDALAYGGQVHLTVESDAELLSELSSSATDEYGTPFADIFESVDWDLYEVPEAIFAPAQVTVDVVGGPTKAYGQVNEELLLNSFGLR comes from the coding sequence ATGGAGAGTCTCAACCGGATGGCGACCGAACTCATCGATGAGGCACTTGAGTTCACCGATGAGCTCGCGATCGACGCCTACGAGCTCGAAAACGGAGCGACGGTACTTGATTTCGGAGTCGATGCAATTGGTGGTCTCGAAGCTGGACTATTATTGACCGAGATTCAGACCGCTGGTCTTGCAACTGTCGCGTCTTCACTCGACGAAATCGGAGGCGCTCCCCGACCATTCGTCGAACTCTCGACAGACCATCCCGCACGCGCGCTGCTTTGCTCACAAAAAGCAGGCTGGGAGCTATCTATCGAAGGAGAGAGCACGAGCGATAACGAGGCAGCTGACGATGGAAGCAGCAGTGAAAACGCGATGTACGAGGGGCTCGGGAGTGGTCCGGCCCGTGCACTCGTCGCTACCGAGGAGGAGTTTCGTCAGCTCGGATACGCTGATGCGTTCGATTTCGCGGTTCTTACCGTCGAATCCGACGAACATCCGACGGAGTCGGTCGCAGCCCACGTCGCGGACATGTGTGACGTTCAGCCAGGGAGTGTCTTTCTCCCAGTCTTCTCGACTGCGAGTATCCCAGGAAGTGTTACGATGGCAGCCCGTGCGGCCGAGCTGGTGGTGTTCCGGGCGTTCGAACTCGGATACGATCCGCTCGAACTTCTCTCCGTGTCAGCTCGCGCGCCTGTCGCGCCCGTTGCCAGCGATGAAGCGACTGCCATTGCCCGGACGAACGATGCACTCGCCTACGGTGGTCAGGTCCATCTCACGGTCGAGTCGGATGCCGAGCTCCTCTCAGAGCTTTCCTCAAGCGCGACGGACGAGTACGGTACGCCGTTCGCAGATATTTTCGAATCGGTCGATTGGGACCTATACGAGGTCCCAGAAGCAATCTTCGCGCCAGCACAGGTCACCGTCGATGTGGTAGGTGGTCCAACGAAAGCATACGGGCAAGTGAACGAAGAGCTCTTGCTAAACTCGTTCGGACTACGATGA
- a CDS encoding long-chain fatty acid--CoA ligase, translating to MVSTPDWLTAEREYSDSVIGDNTISQLFAESASRHSDSVAQQYKGGVYDRSLCDAGIVDSAPPGEYGQLTYREMHSIVMNLTAGFRDIGVEPDDRVAIFASTRMEWAHTDFALLAAGAVVTTVYTESSPNQVEYLLSDPNATGVVVENEELLERVLEVEDSLNLEFIVVIDAVDGYEDREDIITLGALHERGAKNGNEGDYEAWIIGREPNDLASLIYTSGTTSKPKGVKLTHRNFRANINQIRKRFGPRPDRKDAPALDSSLTSLSFLPLAHVFERTSNHFMMFAAGATVSYAESPDTVSEDISTVKPSAVTSVPRVYERIYDQMREQAQESDAKKRIFDLAVDVATEYANTDDPGKRLRAKRALADRLVFSSVKEQMGGNLELLISGGGSLSEELCRMFQGMGFPIVEGYGLTETAPVVCVNPTEDMRPGTLGPPLVGVDVKLDKEVVGPDQREKATGDIGELLVKGPNVTEGYWNNPEATVEAFTSVESGGDGETEQWFRTGDIVEQTDDGYLIYHDRLKQLIVLDTGKNIAPGPIEDSFATSDRTEQVMVLGDDQKFISALIVPNFEAITRWADANDVNLPNDPEAIATDERVREWIGEEIERVNEDFAKHERIKAFELVATEWTPENDMLTSSMKLKRRNIIDEFEEKIERIYSGEKSETEPKMVG from the coding sequence ATGGTTTCCACGCCCGACTGGCTGACGGCAGAACGGGAGTACTCCGACTCGGTTATTGGTGACAACACAATATCACAACTCTTCGCTGAGAGTGCATCGCGCCATTCCGATAGCGTTGCACAGCAGTACAAGGGAGGTGTGTACGACCGATCACTGTGTGATGCAGGCATCGTCGATTCCGCTCCACCCGGTGAGTATGGCCAACTGACGTACCGTGAGATGCATTCCATTGTCATGAATCTCACCGCAGGGTTTCGAGACATCGGCGTCGAACCGGACGACAGGGTGGCCATCTTTGCGAGCACACGCATGGAGTGGGCACACACGGACTTCGCGTTGCTAGCAGCCGGTGCCGTCGTAACGACGGTCTACACGGAGTCGTCACCGAATCAGGTGGAGTATCTACTCTCTGATCCCAATGCAACTGGTGTCGTCGTCGAAAACGAGGAGTTACTCGAACGAGTGCTCGAAGTTGAGGATAGTCTCAATCTCGAATTCATTGTCGTCATCGACGCAGTGGACGGTTACGAGGACCGTGAGGATATCATCACGCTCGGCGCGCTTCACGAACGCGGCGCGAAGAACGGTAATGAGGGCGACTACGAGGCTTGGATCATCGGCCGCGAGCCGAACGATCTGGCGAGTCTCATCTACACATCTGGGACGACCAGTAAACCGAAGGGCGTCAAACTCACCCACCGAAACTTCCGTGCGAACATCAATCAGATCCGAAAGCGATTCGGTCCTCGTCCGGATCGTAAAGACGCTCCAGCCCTCGATTCATCGCTCACTTCGCTGTCGTTCCTTCCGCTCGCGCACGTATTTGAGCGAACGTCCAACCACTTCATGATGTTCGCGGCCGGTGCGACCGTCTCCTACGCCGAGTCACCCGATACCGTCTCGGAGGACATCTCGACCGTGAAACCATCGGCAGTAACGAGCGTTCCTCGGGTCTACGAGCGCATTTACGATCAGATGCGCGAACAAGCTCAGGAATCCGATGCGAAAAAGCGTATTTTCGACCTCGCTGTCGATGTTGCGACCGAGTATGCCAACACGGATGATCCCGGCAAGCGACTCCGTGCCAAACGTGCGCTCGCTGATCGGTTGGTCTTTAGTAGCGTGAAAGAACAGATGGGCGGAAATCTAGAGCTGCTGATTAGCGGCGGAGGAAGCCTCTCTGAAGAGCTCTGTCGGATGTTTCAGGGAATGGGCTTTCCGATCGTCGAGGGATACGGTCTCACAGAAACCGCTCCGGTGGTCTGTGTGAACCCGACTGAGGACATGCGTCCCGGTACGCTTGGTCCGCCATTGGTTGGTGTCGACGTGAAACTCGATAAAGAGGTAGTTGGCCCCGATCAACGAGAGAAGGCGACCGGCGACATCGGTGAACTGCTTGTCAAAGGCCCGAACGTCACTGAAGGCTACTGGAACAACCCCGAAGCGACCGTCGAAGCGTTCACATCCGTGGAGAGTGGAGGCGATGGAGAAACTGAACAATGGTTCCGAACCGGTGATATCGTCGAACAAACCGACGACGGGTATCTCATCTACCACGATCGGTTGAAGCAGTTGATCGTCCTCGATACCGGAAAGAATATCGCTCCTGGTCCTATCGAAGACTCGTTTGCCACCAGCGACCGCACTGAGCAGGTAATGGTTCTTGGCGACGATCAGAAGTTCATTAGTGCACTGATCGTTCCAAACTTCGAAGCCATCACCCGATGGGCAGACGCAAACGACGTCAATCTCCCCAACGATCCCGAAGCAATCGCAACCGACGAGCGTGTTCGTGAGTGGATCGGTGAAGAGATCGAACGCGTAAACGAGGACTTTGCAAAACACGAGCGCATCAAGGCGTTCGAACTCGTTGCCACCGAGTGGACGCCCGAAAATGATATGCTCACCTCCTCGATGAAACTCAAACGCCGAAATATCATCGACGAATTCGAAGAGAAAATCGAGCGGATCTATTCGGGCGAGAAAAGCGAAACAGAACCCAAAATGGTGGGTTAA